In one window of Oryza sativa Japonica Group chromosome 9, ASM3414082v1 DNA:
- the LOC4346474 gene encoding zinc finger protein CO3-like isoform X2, with protein sequence MLKLEPEFPGLPQRCDSCRSAPCAFYCLADSAALCATCDADVHSVNPLARRHRRVPMGVVAAPGAGGAFVVRPAGGVNSSWPIREGRRCDYDDDDADAAGEEDEEATSWLLFDPLKDSSDQGLPPFGDALVADFLNLGGGAGEKEDASSSKDCSSSHGKSSEGSHEFAVPGEPVPERQGFGAVSMDITDYDASNFRRGYSFGASLGHSQAYLYGEEMRRWSYRFSRKKRIQETTILIISIIGGSCFSHDVHHTLLRLHSTFTILTGLFVHPPQQSIPLIFQF encoded by the exons ATGCTGAAGTTGGAGCCGGAGTTCCCCGGCCTGCCGCAGCGGTGCGACTCGTGCCGGTCGGCGCCGTGCGCGTTCTATTGCCTCGCCGATTCGGCGGCGCTCTGTGCCACGTGCGACGCTGACGTGCACTCCGTCAACCCGCtggcacgccgccaccgccgcgtacCAATGGGCGTGGTGGCTGCCCCCGGCGCCGGGGGAGCCTTCGTCGTCCGCCCTGCAGGCGGTGTCAACTCCTCCTGGCCAATCCGAGAGGGCAGGAGGTGCGActacgacgatgacgacgccgacgccgctggggaggaagacgaagaggcGACGTCGTGGCTTCTGTTCGACCCGCTCAAGGACTCCTCGGATCAGGGGCTGCCGCCGTTCGGCGACGCGCTGGTGGCCGACTTCCTCAACCTCGGCGGGGGCGCCGGGGAGAAGGAGGACGCGTCGTCGAGCAAGGACTGCAGCAGCAGCCACGGGAAGAGCAGCGAGGGCAGCCACGAGTTCGCCGTGCCCGGCGAGCCCGTACCGGAGCGCCAGGGCTTCGGGGCGGTGAGTATGGACATTACCGACTACGACGCCTCCAATTTCAGGCGCGGGTACAGCTTTGGCGCATCGCTCGGCCACAGC CAAGCATACTTATATGGTGAAGAAATGAGACGGTGGAGTTATAGATTCAGCAGGAAAAAAAGGATTCAAGAGACAACCATACTCATAATTTCCATAATAGGAGGCTCTTGTTTTAGCCACGACGTACATCATACTCTGCTTCGTCTTCACTCCACTTTCACGATCCTCACCGGGCTATTTGTTCATCCACCACAGCAGAGCATACCTTTGATCTTTCAGTTTTGA